The genomic window ATGTGTTTCAGCAATGAAGTGCGCCGTGTGAATCCATTTCCACACAAAGAGCAGCTGTGCTTTTTTTGTGAATGACAGTCATTGATGTGTCGATACAGATCAGAATGACTGAAGAAGCTTTTGTCACACTGAACGCAGGGGAACGGCCTCTCGCCTCTGTGCTTATTTAAATGGCTTTGGAGAGCTGTGGAACCATGAAACTTCTTCCCGCACTGATCACAGCCGAATGTCTTCTTGCGTTTGCGTTTGACACCAGTATGAACGCTGATGTGCAGTTTAAGCCAATCTTGACGTTTGAACCCTTTCCCACAGATTTCACAGACGTATGGCGTCTCTTCTGTGTGTATTCGCATGTGGCGCACCATATTTGAATTATAAGTAAACTCAAAACCACACAGCTTACAGACAAACTTTTTACCAGGAGTTGGAGATGTGGAGATGGGAAGCTCATCTTCTGTGTCAGTATCTGGTGAACTTTGATCTGATGTTTCATCAGTTTTTACTCGATATTTCAGCCGTCTGCAAAAGAGAGCAGCCGATCCTTCTGTTTTACTCAGAACCAAAGTTTCTACATCATTATTAGTGGATTTGGACTCTGGATCTCCCTGATAAGACCCTTCATTGTTGATCACAGGCTTCATATTGATGCAGGCCGGACTCCAACATCTAATGAAACAGATTAGAGAGAAGAAAGCATTCAGAGTTATTCTTCAGCTGTGTTTCTCATTACACACTGATTTATTAAATATGAGTAATAAACCCTGctagaaaaaaaacagcttaaaccagcctaagctgcttggctggtcgaccagccagGTTTGCAAGGGTTTTGGccgtttccagcctggtcttagctgctcaggctgaaaaatgaccagctaaaaccagcctgatttaagctggacatagctggttttggctgcgctcccagtctgaccagctaagacagccaaaacccttctaaaatcAGGTTTTAGCCAGCTAAAgccagccaaccagtctaggtCGAAGTCTGAACACTTACTTAATATCAAAGGTTGTAACACAATAAATGTAGTTtgtgtgaaaataaacaaatgttattagGCATCAGTGATCTACAACCTATCTATTATCTACAAATAGAGCTTAGAGCACCAATGGTAGATCTTGTTTGTAGATGCAAGTATGCACACATTGTTATATAGGAAACAAAAAATTGCACATGGACCTCACTCATCAAAATAATCCATCATTGTGGATTGCTGAAACAAACTTATTTTAAGTCGTGTATGAACTGTTGTGTTGGTCTGAGTGAGTTTTGTAGATGAGCTGAActgtatagaggtaaagttggttttatattcggatattgaataataaatgaatagctctttatattttagatatattgataatattataGATTGGTTTGGCAAAAGTTCATTACACCTAAATATTGGGAAAACAAAAGAGTTATGTCTGGGGAGTCAAACCAGAAGAGTAGATACTGGACTCTTTAAACCAGTCACCATAAACGGACAAATAGTAGAGCAGGTTTCAAATTTCAAGTATTTAggcacaattattgacaataaattgaATTTTAATAGTAATGTAGAGGCGGAAAGCAAGTCAGCGCCTCTATCTCCTCCGCAAAttgagaagttttaatgttagtacacagactttaaacttgGCATATAGATCACTTATAGAGAgtgttctcacatataatattgtttcatggtttggtaacacaacacttaaacagaaaaagaaattagcgcaaattatcaatcaggcaaataagataactggtcacaaacatcattcattgcagattttatttgactcTTATGGAAAAAAGAGCAGTTGTGATTTTTCAAGATAATACACACCTCCTTCACTCAGCATTTGAATTGCTACCATTAGgacgcaggtttagaattcctaaagcacgaagaaatgcctataaaaagtcatttatctcaatggcagttgttgttctaaaccggatcaatgtttgtagtgaatgaggtggttaccaagtatgatttgcagtattgtgtatggggctaatttggtttttaaacttttaacttatgttgttgtgttgataagtgttattgtgtcgttgttgtatgtttgtaattgttgtcctaaatccagtgttgtagaaaaatttcctttctgtgtcaagcagaacggacaatTAAGTTTAAACTAAACATATTCACACTTTCTCCTTAATGATTTCAGAAAAGTAAGGTGTACAAACTCTAagtagggaaatcatattagcagtaaATGACTACGATTGCATCAGAGCGAATGGGCAAAGGGCTGGTCCTTCCCCCATAGaggaaaagttggttttatatttgcacattcgttcatttagcagtctctgtattgtttagattctttgaatattcgatcagaattagcatgcaagtatgacttctaaacaacattaatattccctgctaaaaaaaatccagcttaaaccagccttggatgattggctggttttagctggtcaaccaggctggttttagaggggttctgaccactttcaggctggttttagctggtcaggctgagagatgaccagctaaaaacagcttgaccagcctagccaggctgggagtgcagccaaaaccagctatgtccagcttaaaccaggatagtcaagctggttttagctggtcactttccagcctgaccagccaggacaagtggccaaaacccctctaaaacaagcctggttgaccagctaaaaccagccaaccacccAAGGCTGGTtatatttttcagcagggttatctAATTGACTGTGgccaatgttgtactttgaaagtcatttactgctaatatgatttccctatttagaatttgtaaacattacttttctgaaattacattattaaggaGAAGGTGTGAATATCcgattaaataaaaaactttataaTTAAACTGTTTAGTCTAGAGTCATGGTGGTAATGAACACTGAACAGTTTTGAACACTTGGCTTCAGTATTGTACAATGTTAGCGGTTGAAATGGTAAAGAAAGCAGCGTTTGTTTCATGGCAACATTAAAATGATGCTGCAAATGTACATCATATGTCCTTCTAATACGTTAGTTTTATAGTTCTTATGCTAATGTCAACTAAAATTCCCAACTATGTGTTAAATGGTACTGATTATATATCCAAAACATTCCAACATATCTAAAAACATGAACTTCGTAATGTTTATCGTCCTGTTGAAGTCTTCTGCACCTTCTCTTAAAATCACCCGTTGCAAAGCTCAGAAATGTCAGTTTAGTATTTACAAGACACTTGTACAACAAGGTATATTTGTGCTTGTAGACTCAATGAGAAACCTGCTGAAACTGTTTTAAAACCGAAAAATAAAGCACTTACATACAAATCAACAACTTTCTCCTCAGGGCGACCATCTTCTTCTTCTGACATCTATTTTAGACGCATAGAGACGCTCTGCTGCCCTCCTCAGGTCTTTAAGTGTCTTGCGTATTTCCTTTAGAAGTGGAGACAAAATAATTTCTGAATTGAAAAGCTTCCAGTGGGATTGACTTCATATGGAAAGTTGCTCAAATGGAAAAATTGTTATAATTTACTCAAATAACTTCATTTATTTGCTGAAAACGGAAATATTCAAATAAGGTATTTtgtgttttgctgtattttaaGATGTCATTTATTCAAGTGATGCAAACCTgagttttcagcatcattactgcagCAGTCTTATTAAGAAATCTTTCTAATATGCTGATCTAGTGATCAATTATTATTCACTATTATCAGTTCTcagatattaaatattaataatacggAAACTGATACATTATCAGTCATAGGTTTGCAGTGAAGTGgcagtaaagacatttataatgtaacATCCTCATGTACAGAATGATAAACATAATGCtcagttaattaataataaaaacaacaagtcTTTAGGTTAAGGATGTGATCAGATTCACTGAACAACTATGATAAAATGAAACCATGTAATAAAATAAGAAGACTCAGAAGGAACAATTAGAAATTAATGATGTTATTGAGATGACAAAATAAACAGGAACACATTTGGTGTGGATTTCTGTGCATTACATCATCTTCAGGCTGAGTGTCGTTTAAGATGCATGTCAAAGCTGTATTTATAGGGGAAAGTCTTCCCACAGTGTGGACAGGAGTAAGGCCTCTCTCCTGTGTGAATCCGCATGTGTTTCAGCAATGAAGTGCGGCGTGAGAATTCATTTCCACATAAAGAGCAGCTGTGCTGTTTTTCCGAATGACAGTGCTTGATGTGTCGATACAGATCAGAATGACTGAAGAAGCTTTTGTCACACTGAACGCAGTAGAACGGCCTCTCGCCTCTGTGCTTATTTAAATGGCTTTGGAGAGCTGTGGAACCATGAAACTTCTTCTCACACTGATCACAGCCGAATGTCTTCTTGCGTTTGCGTTTGACACCAGTATGGACCCGAAAGTGTTCTTTAAGCCAGTCTTGACGTTGGAACCCTTTCCCACAGATTTCACAGACGTATGGCGTCTCTCCTGTGTGTATTCGCATGTGGCGCACCATATTTGAATGATAAGTAAACTCAAAACCACACAGCTTACAGACAAACTTTTTACCAGGGGTTGGAGATGTGGAGATGGGAAGCTCATCTTCTGTGTCAGTATCTGATGAACTTTGATCTGATGTTTCATCAGTTTTTACTCGATATTTCAGCCGTCTGCAAAAGAGAGCAGCCGATCCTTCTGTTTTACTCAGAACCAAAGTTTCCACATCATTATTAGTGGATTTGGACTCTGGATCTCCCTGATAAGACTCTTCATTTTTGATCACAGGCTTCATATTGATGCAGTCCGGACTTCAAGCCAACATCTAGTGAAACAGACTGAATAAAGACATAAACATTCAGAGTTATTCTTCAGCTGTGTTTCTCATTACACATGCCAAATTGAATAAAATGTCACAGAtaagaccaaaaaaaaataaaaactcataaaAGAACAAATTATGTTATCCGACTATTCAAAAACAttgcctttatatatatatatatatatatatatatatatatatatatatatatatatatatatatatatatatatatatacatatatatatatatatgtgtgtgtgtgattgtgtgtgtgtaggttataaggtgttttttttaaatgcggaCCTCCtctattaaaacacacacacacacacacacacacatacacacacacacacacacacacacacacacatttatatatacatatgagcaattccgtgcaaatgtcaaccctgccaagaaaaaaattaagttttcaccaaaatacagaaattgtttctgggttttttgggtaagcaagtattttacagtactttagaaatactcaaaaatgtctctgtcaatgtttttaaactattatatttgatttacaaaGTTACACAAGtgacaatttcacatctgtcacatccataacgaaataaatccctcataaatgtgaaaatattaaataaaataaaaccaataatttttgttttatagagagccaactcttgtCTTtctgattagcattgtttcttttgggttgtgcagtttaattcacagaatttctacaaagtgttttgtacactgtaaacccacagactttttgtcacatccataacgcatgtttattttccacatttaaaatataaaacatgtttatacagattgatatttttcttgcTCCTATAACTCTGTgctcagttgttctggaaaacataaacaaaagtttcaatataatgttaacataaacTTTCCATGTGAATTTATGGTTTgagttttactgcaaatgtctcgtccataatgctggaattgctcatacacacacacacacacacacacacacacacacacacacacacacacacacacacacacacacacatacggaaccccggaagggacgtagtggaggagaaaaaaaatgggtgggtaaaaaaaaaataatgggtgaaagaaaaaaaatgggtgggaggaaaatatatatttctaagttttttgcgttctctcgcaaagatgttttgcgttctctcgcaaaactgtttttccacaaacacttcctgttcactgcactcacataaaccctcccgtttttgctgaaattctcccatatattaccattctatcccactttctttacattactgtgcgctgattgtcgcctttcactttgcaacctctgaaccagtgaatgcatgtttaagcgctgactgacagacgcgctccatacaataaactgatcccagatcagcgtctgtacgcgccatttaaagggacacttctgttatcaaacaagtgcgcagcaaatgaatctcatgttttgtttagtttaataacagaggtgtctctgtaagaatgcacagatctataatgaaagcagtccattactttagaaactgtttgtgctcatttaagagaaaataagctgtttaaaataaaacatgcaggacggagatatttcatattattcagtgtatttgtctgtttaaacatacacccgctcctctgtaaatggcgtgtacagacgctgatctgggatcagtttattgtacgaagcgcgtctgtcagtcagcgcttatacatgcattcactggttcataggtagcatacgcacagtaatgtgaagaaagtgggatagaatggtaaaatacgggagaatttcggcaaaaacgggagggtttacgtgagtgcagtgaacaggaagtgtttgtggagaaacagttttgcgagagaacgcaaaacatctttgcgagggaacgcaaaactttgcgagagaacgcaaaaaacttagaaatatatattttcctcccacccattttttttctttcacccattattttttttcacccacccattttttttctcctccactacgtcccttccggggttccgtacacacatatacatacatatatatatatatatatatatatatatatatatatatatatatatatatatatatatatatatatatatatatatatatgtatttctcCTAAAATCATTAGTTTGTTACAAAGCTCTGAAAAGTTAACTTAGTTCTCCTTTAACTCAACACACTTGTTAAGATTTTGCTGAGAGACACGGAGAAAACTTGCAATATTTTTGTAGCTA from Danio rerio strain Tuebingen ecotype United States chromosome 13, GRCz12tu, whole genome shotgun sequence includes these protein-coding regions:
- the si:dkeyp-2e4.6 gene encoding uncharacterized protein LOC100002333 isoform 1 (isoform 1 is encoded by transcript variant 1; The RefSeq protein has 1 substitution compared to this genomic sequence), whose protein sequence is MSEEEDGRPEEKVVDLCWSPACINMKPVINNEGSYQGDPESKSTNNDVETLVLSKTEGSAALFCRRLKYRVKTDETSDQSSPDTDTEDELPISTSPTPGKKFVCKLCGFEFTYNSNMVRHMRIHTEETPYVCEICGKGFKRQDWLKLHISVHTGVKRKRKKTFGCDQCGKKFHGSTALQSHLNKHRGERPFPCVQCDKSFFSHSDLYRHINDCHSQKKHSCSLCGNGFTRRTSLLKHMRIHTGERPYSCPHCGKTFPYKYSFEMHLKRHSA
- the si:dkeyp-2e4.6 gene encoding uncharacterized protein LOC100002333 isoform 2 (isoform 2 is encoded by transcript variant 2; The RefSeq protein has 9 substitutions compared to this genomic sequence), giving the protein MVALRRKLLICICWSPACINMKPVINNEESYQGDPESKSTYNDVETLVLSKTEGSAALFCRRLKYRVKTDETSDQSSPDTDTEDELPISTSPTPGKKFVCKLCGFEFTYNSNMVRHMRIHTEETPYVCEICGKGFKRQDWLKLHISVHTGVKRKRKKKFSCDQCEKKFHGSTALRSHLNKHKGERPFPCVQCDKSFFSHSDLYRHINDCHSEKKHSCSLCGNGFTRRTSLLKHMRIHTGERPYSCPHCGKTFPYKYSFEMHLKRHSA
- the si:dkeyp-2e4.5 gene encoding si:dkeyp-2e4.5 (The RefSeq protein has 3 substitutions compared to this genomic sequence), giving the protein MKPVINNEESLQGDPESKSTNNDVETLVLSKTEGSAALFCRRLKYRVKTDETSDQSSSDTDTEDELPISTSPTPGKKFVCKLCGFEFTYHSNMVRHMRIHTGETPYVCEICGKGFQRQDWLKEHFRVHTGVKRKRKKTFGCDQCEKKFHGSTALQSHLNKHRGERPFPCVQCDKSFFSHSDLYRHIKHCHSEKQHSCSLCGNEFSRRTSLLKHMRIHTGERPYSCPHCGKTFPYKYSFDMHLKRHSA